The Cellulomonas sp. S1-8 genomic sequence GTAGCCATCGGCCGGACGGACGATCCGGACGCTCCCGTTGCTGGTGACGGGAGTGTCCGGATCGTGCCCGTCCGGGGTCGTACGTCCTGCTGAAACGGTTAGCAGTCTCGCGTGCCCTGCGCGCAGGACGCACCGTGGTCGAGCCCTCGCGGCTACCCGTCGTCCCCCGATCGCATCGATGCGACCCGGGCGGGCGTGCGCGGACGGGTGCCGTACACGAGTACAGGAGTCACCTATGACCACACGCCCCCGGAGCAGGCTCGGCCGACTCGGTCGCCTCGCCCTCGCCATCCCCCTCGCCCTCGTGGCGACCGGGGTCGTCGCCACGTCGGCGTCGGCCCACGGGTCCGTCACCGACCCGCCGACCCGCAACTACTCGTGCTGGGAGCGGTGGGGCGACGACCACCAGAACCCGGCCATGGCGCAGCAGGACCCGATGTGCTGGCAGGCCTTCCAGACCAACCCGAACACCATGTGGAACTGGAACGGGCTGTACCGCGAGAACGTCGGTGGCCGGCACGAGGCCGTCATCCCCAACGGTCAGCTGTGCTCGGGTGGCAAGACGCAGAACGGTCTGTACGCGTCGCTCGACACCGTGGGCAACTGGACCGCGAAGACGGTCCCGACCAACTTCACGCTGACGCTCACCGACGGCGCGAAGCACGGCGCGGACTACCTGCGCATCTACGTCTCCAAGGCGGGCTTCAACCCGACGACCGAGGCGTTGGGCTGGGACGACCTCGACCTGGTCAAGGAGACCGGCCGCTACGGCACCACCGGTCTCTACCAGACGGATGTCAACCTGTCGGGTCGTTCGGGGCGTGCGGTCCTGTTCACGATCTGGCAGGCCAGCCACCTCGACCAGCCGTACTACCTGTGCTCGGACATCAACATCGGTGGCACGGGCACCACGCCCACGCCGACGCCGTCCGTGACGCCGACCCCGACGCCGTCGGTCACGCCGACGCCCACGCCGACCCCGACGCGGTCCGTGCCGCCGACGCCGACGCCGTCGCCCACGCCCACGCCCACGCCGAGCGTGACGCCGACCCAGGCGCCGGGTGGTGCCTGCACCGCGACGGTCAAGGCCGCCAACACCTGGTCCGGCGGCTGGCAGGGTGAGGTCGTCGTGACCGCGGGTTCCGCCGCGATCAGCGGGTGGAAGGTCACCGTCGGTGGCGCGACCATCTCGCAGGTCTGGAGCAGCACGGCCAGCGGCAACGTCCTGACGAACGCCTCCTGGAACGGTTCGCTGGGTGCCGGTGCCAGCACGTCGGCCGGCTTCATCGCGTCGGGTGCTCCCGGTGCGCTGACCGCCACCTGCGCCGTGGCCTGACGCACCACCCCATGACCCGCCGGTCCTCGACCGACGGCAGCACCCCGCGGGGCACGACCAGCGGGTAGCAGGACCATGACGACCGGGCACGGCCATCCCTCCGGCTGTGCCCGGTCGTCGCACGTCGTGCGTCACCGCCCTCCGCCGAGTGCGGGGGATACGGCTCGAGTGCAGGGGAAACAACACCCGCACTCGGGCCGTATCCCCCGCACTCGCGTGGCAGGGGGGCTTGAGGAGGGATGGCCGGCGCGTCGGGGAGAATGTGCGGCGTGACGTCGACCCGTGCCACCCGGCTGCCCCGTGTCCGTGCCTCCGAGCTCGTCGGGCGGGGCTGGCTCAACACCGGCGGCAAGGACGTCGCGCTCGCGGACCTGCGCGGCAAGGTCGTCATCCTCGACTTCTGGACGTTCTGCTGCATCAACTGCCTGCACGTCCTGGACGAGCTGCGGGAGATCGAGGCGCAGCACCGCGACGTGCTCGTCATCATCGGCGTGCACTCGCCCAAGTTCGTCCACGAGGCGGACCCGGTGGCGCTCGCGGCGGCCGTCGAGCGGTACGAGGTGCACCACCCCGTGCTCGACGACCCGGACCTCGTCACGTGGCAGGCGTTCACGGCCCGCGCGTGGCCGACGCTCGTCGTCATCGACCCCGAGGGCTACATCGTCGCGCAGATGGCCGGCGAGGGGCACGCGCACGCGGTCGAGACGCTCGTGCGGGACCTCGTCGTCGAGCACGAGGCGAAGGGCACGCTGCACCGCGGCGACGGCCCGTACGTCGCGCCCGCACCGGAGCCGACGACCCTGCGGTTCCCCGCCAAGGCCGTCGAGCTGCCGGGCGGGACGTTCCTCGTCGCCGACGCGGGGCACCACGCGCTCACCGAGGTCGCGGCCGACGGCGAGACGCTGCTGCGGCGCATCGGCACGGGGGAGCGCGGCCTGGTCGACGGCGGCCCGGACGACGCGCGGTTCAGCGAGCCGAACGGCCTGTGCCTCGTGCCGGACGAGCTGCGCGGGCGCCTCGGCTACGACGTGCTCGTCGCCGACACCGTCAACCACGCGCTGCGCGGCGTGCGCCTGGCCGACGGGCACGTGACGACGGTCGCCGGCACGGGTGAGCAGTACATGGTGGGCGCGGTCGACAACGTCGCCCCGCTGACCGCCGGCGAGCCGGCACCTGTCGAGGGGGGCGTCGGCGACCAGTGGGCGCCGCGCCAGGTCAAGCTGTCCTCACCGTGGGACGTCGCGTGGTCGCCGCAGCTCGCGGCGTTCGTCGTCGCCATGGCCGGCAACCACACGCTGTGGGCGTTCGACGACGAGCAGGGGTCGCTGCGCCACCTCGCCGGGACGATGAACGAGGGGCTCGTCGACGGCGCGCCGCAGGACGCCTGGTACGCGCAGCCGTCCGGGCTGTCCGTCGCCGCGGACGGGCGCGTGTGGCTCGCGGACGCCGAGACGTCGGCCCTGCGGTGGCTCGACCCGGCCGACGGGTCCGTGCACAGCGTCGTCGGGACGGGCCTGTTCGACTTCGGTCACCGCGACGGCACGGGCGACCAGGCCCTGTTCCAGCACCCGCTGGGCGTCGCCGCGCTGCCCGACGGGTCCGTCCTCGTCGCCGACACCTACAACGGCGCGCTGCGCCGCTGGGTCCCGGGGGCGGACGGCGGCACGGTCTCGACGCTCGCGACGGACCTCGCCGAGCCGAGCGGGCTCGTCCTGCCCGCGGGCGACGCCGACCACGTGCTCGTCGTCGAGTCCGCCGCGCACCGCCTGACGCGCGTCCCGCTGCCCGCGGGCGCCGGCACGCAGGTCGACGGCGGCGCGCACCGCACGCAGCGGCCCGTCACCGAGATCGGCACGGACGTCGCGCTCGAGGTCGTGTTCCACCCCGCCGCCGGGCAGAAGCTCGACGACCGGTGGGGCCCGTCGACGTCCCTGCAGGTCGCGGCGACGCCGCCCGGGCTGCTGCTCGACGGCGGCGGCGACGACGTCGCGCTGACCCGCACCCTGCGCCTCGACCCGACCGTCGGCGAGGGCGTCCTGCACGTCACCGCACGCGCGGCGAGCTGCGACGCCGACCCCGCGATCGAGCACCCGGCCTGCCACCTGGCCGCACAGGACTGGGGCGTCCCGGTCCGCATCACGACCGGCGCCCCGACCACCCTGACCCTCCCCCTCCACGGCTGACCGGCACGAGGGACGAAGTGTGAAGGGTTGTTGCCGGGATCCGGCAACAACCCTTCACACTCTTGCGTGAGCTCGCGGTCAGGTCGACGCGGCGTCGTCGATCGCGATCGCGACGAGCGCGCGCAGGGCCGTCTGGACCTGACGGCCCGTCGACGCCGCTGCCGCGACCGCGACCTCGACCACCCACTCGTCGCGCTCGACCGTGAGCATCCGCGTCTCGGACGCGTCCGCCGGGCTTCCGCCGCGCGCGACCGTCGTGAACGTCTCCGACCCGGGCATGCGCTCGCGGACCGACCACGAGTCGCCGCCGAGCGTCTCGGTCGCGGCCGCGGCGAACGCGCACAGCCGCGGCACCACGGCGGGGGCCGCCGCGCCGATCGCGACCGCACCGCCCGCGGTCAGCCGCTCGACGGCCTGCACGGGGTCGGCGATGGGC encodes the following:
- a CDS encoding lytic polysaccharide monooxygenase; this encodes MTTRPRSRLGRLGRLALAIPLALVATGVVATSASAHGSVTDPPTRNYSCWERWGDDHQNPAMAQQDPMCWQAFQTNPNTMWNWNGLYRENVGGRHEAVIPNGQLCSGGKTQNGLYASLDTVGNWTAKTVPTNFTLTLTDGAKHGADYLRIYVSKAGFNPTTEALGWDDLDLVKETGRYGTTGLYQTDVNLSGRSGRAVLFTIWQASHLDQPYYLCSDINIGGTGTTPTPTPSVTPTPTPSVTPTPTPTPTRSVPPTPTPSPTPTPTPSVTPTQAPGGACTATVKAANTWSGGWQGEVVVTAGSAAISGWKVTVGGATISQVWSSTASGNVLTNASWNGSLGAGASTSAGFIASGAPGALTATCAVA
- a CDS encoding NHL domain-containing thioredoxin family protein, which translates into the protein MCGVTSTRATRLPRVRASELVGRGWLNTGGKDVALADLRGKVVILDFWTFCCINCLHVLDELREIEAQHRDVLVIIGVHSPKFVHEADPVALAAAVERYEVHHPVLDDPDLVTWQAFTARAWPTLVVIDPEGYIVAQMAGEGHAHAVETLVRDLVVEHEAKGTLHRGDGPYVAPAPEPTTLRFPAKAVELPGGTFLVADAGHHALTEVAADGETLLRRIGTGERGLVDGGPDDARFSEPNGLCLVPDELRGRLGYDVLVADTVNHALRGVRLADGHVTTVAGTGEQYMVGAVDNVAPLTAGEPAPVEGGVGDQWAPRQVKLSSPWDVAWSPQLAAFVVAMAGNHTLWAFDDEQGSLRHLAGTMNEGLVDGAPQDAWYAQPSGLSVAADGRVWLADAETSALRWLDPADGSVHSVVGTGLFDFGHRDGTGDQALFQHPLGVAALPDGSVLVADTYNGALRRWVPGADGGTVSTLATDLAEPSGLVLPAGDADHVLVVESAAHRLTRVPLPAGAGTQVDGGAHRTQRPVTEIGTDVALEVVFHPAAGQKLDDRWGPSTSLQVAATPPGLLLDGGGDDVALTRTLRLDPTVGEGVLHVTARAASCDADPAIEHPACHLAAQDWGVPVRITTGAPTTLTLPLHG